From Anopheles cruzii unplaced genomic scaffold, idAnoCruzAS_RS32_06 scaffold00633_ctg1, whole genome shotgun sequence:
GGGGGCTCTCTGGATTTCTGGTTGGCTACTCTGCCAAAAACTGGCCCAAAAAGGTTCATTTTTCAATCTTTCCTCCCCTGCTCGCAGGTCGACATGCTGACCGACATCGGCGGATCACCGCGCGTGTCCATCAACTATGCGGCCGCCATTCAGCCGGCCAGCTTCAAGAAGGATCTCGACTCGTACCTGAAGGCCCGCGCCCCGGTGACCTTCCTGTCCGAGCTGCGATCGAATCTGCAGATCTCGAATGATGTTGGTTCGCGCTACAATATTCCGCTGATGAATGCGCTCGTCCTGTACGTCGGCACGCAAGCCATCGCTCACATCAGGTAAGGCCACTGGTGGACTCCCGGTACCGGTTCATTGTTGCACGTGACGATCAACTCGTTCGTTTTCTCAGATCCAAAAATCAGGTCCCAACGATGGCGACCATCGTGCACAGTGCCCATATGGACATCTTCCAGAATCTGGCCGTCGATCTCGATACCGAGGGACGTTACCTCTTCCTGAATGCGATCGCCAATCAGCTGCGCTACCCGAACAGCCACACGCACTACTTTAGCTGCTGCATTCTGTACCTCTTCGATGAGGCCAACTCGGAAGCTATTCAGGTGAGACCACCCGCCCGTCCGTAAGGCCGTGAGTCCTAAGCGTCGTATTCTACACCTTTCCCTTCTTTCCAAACACAGGAACAAATCACTCGTGTACTGCTCGAACGGTTGATCGTGAACCGACCGCATCCGTGGGGTCTGCTGATCACCTTCATCGAGCTGATCAAGAACCCGCTGTACAAGTTCTGGGATCACGATTTCGTCCACTGTGCGCCCGAGATTGAACGGTAAGGCAGGCGTAGGAAGCCAGAGCCCAATGACGATGACCCCAATCGGTTCTCGGTTGCTCTTTTTCAGTCTCTTCGAGTCGGTCGCTAAATCGTGCATGGTAAACACCAAgagccagcagcagattcAGAACGTCGAGTCGGACATTGCGGAGTGCAACTAAAAGGGGGTGCGCCTCTTCCGGTAACAGAAGCAATACCAACCCTCACGCAACAACGCCGATGGCCTATCATGCGGACTCGGATGCGAATTCTTCCGTTGCCTGTGAAGTGGTGGCCCGCCACAGGCAACGAAAGAGGAGACCCCAACGTATGTGTGTATAGAACTTTCACGCTGGTGAACCCACAACGTCCCTGTCACTGGTGACCTGCGTAAAACGTTTTAGATTGCTCAGCAGcttgtatgtgtgtttttcaTTCGTGGCCTGTGGCCTGTTACTAAATTAGTCTCACCACAGCATAGCGAAGGCTGTCCGAATATCGGGAATGAAGGTTGCAAATTTTAAGTGTTGTACATAGCTCAAAGcagtgagagaaaaaaaaaatgaaaactggAGTCAGTGTAGAGATAGGCGCAAGGGAATTAGGCACACGTCTGATGCCGGAACCACATTATGAACTGGAGTGAATCATTGTCTAATTTTTAGTTATTGTGTTGTAACAtcatttgtaaacaaaaaaatagaatTAATTTGAAGTAGCTCTGGGAGTGTGGCGTTTGACTGTCCGAAATCAATGTGGTTCCAACCGGAACATCGTAAGAGGAAAACGAATCTTCAGTTCCGCAATTCCAATTTATTCCGCACCGATCAATTTAGACGACCATCGTTGCGCCGTCTATTTTGGTCGCTTCCTTCGTTGACCTCGTCTGACGCATCTGAATGAGCAAGTAATTTACGTAAACATTATCAATTGAAAGTGTATTAGACATTGCCCGCCGCGGGTGTGTGTCGAGCACCCTTGGAGAATGATCAGATTAGACGAAcctcgaagccgaagccagtACCGAAGTACATGCCGAAACAATGTCTTCAACCGGAGTCACCGCGAAACGGTTACCGGATTTCGTCGATCGCTCGCTGGTGCAACGGATTTTGAGGAAAACTTACAACACCCAATTCGTGTCGAGGACTTTACCGGAACCACCAAGCCGGGGG
This genomic window contains:
- the LOC128276153 gene encoding CCR4-NOT transcription complex subunit 1-like, with amino-acid sequence LLHDFPEFLCDYHFAFCDVIPPNCIQMRNLILSPYPRNMRLPDPFTPNLKVDMLTDIGGSPRVSINYAAAIQPASFKKDLDSYLKARAPVTFLSELRSNLQISNDVGSRYNIPLMNALVLYVGTQAIAHIRSKNQVPTMATIVHSAHMDIFQNLAVDLDTEGRYLFLNAIANQLRYPNSHTHYFSCCILYLFDEANSEAIQEQITRVLLERLIVNRPHPWGLLITFIELIKNPLYKFWDHDFVHCAPEIERLFESVAKSCMVNTKSQQQIQNVESDIAECN